One genomic segment of Hordeum vulgare subsp. vulgare chromosome 2H, MorexV3_pseudomolecules_assembly, whole genome shotgun sequence includes these proteins:
- the LOC123429540 gene encoding annexin D3-like, producing MSAIAVPSPVPSPSDDAEGIRKALQGWRADKEALVRILARRTAAQRSAIRRAYAFLFREPLLNSFRQRLSRQYCPVTVDFWKAIILWTMDPAERDANLVHGALRRRGDGDHLAVLVEVSCASDPDHLVAVRRAYRSLFGCSVEEDLASCPALQQPLRKMLVSLVSSYRYGGDRVDADVAKLEASQLSEAVRKKQPHHDEVVRILSTRSKPQLRATFRRYREDHGTDIVDDIDSRCSSQFARTLKSAVWCLTSPEKHFAEMIRESVVGLGTYEDMLTRVVVSRAEVDMEQIKEEYRARFKTTVTCDVVDDTSFGYKDILLALVGCEEE from the exons ATGTCCGCCATCGCCGTCCCCAGCCCCGTGCCGTCTCCCTCCGACGACGCCGAGGGCATCAGGAAGGCGCTCCAAG GATGGCGGGCGGACAAGGAGGCCCTGGTGCGCATACTGGCGCGGAGGACGGCGGCGCAGCGGTCGGCGATCCGCCGCGCCTACGCCTTCCTCTTCCGGGAGCCCCTCCTCAACTCCTTCCGCCAGCGGCTCTCCCGCCAGTACTGCCCCGTCACCGTCGACTTCTGG AAGGCGATCATCCTGTGGACGATGGACCCGGCGGAGCGGGACGCGAACCTGGTGCACGGCGCGCTGCGGCGGCGAGGGGACGGCGACCACCTCGCCGTGCTGGTGGAGGTCTCGTGCGCGTCCGACCCCGACCACCTCGTGGCCGTCCGGCGCGCCTACCGCTCCCTCTTCGGCTGCTCCGTGGAGGAGGACCTCGCCTCCTGCCCCGCGCTCCAGCAGCCGCTCCGGAAGATGCTGGTGAGCCTCGTGAGCTCCTACCGCTACGGCGGTGACCGCGTCGACGCCGACGTGGCGAAGCTGGAGGCATCGCAGCTCTCGGAGGCCGTCAGGAAGAAGCAGCCGCACCACGACGAGGTGGTGCGGATCCTCAGCACCCGGAGCAAGCCCCAGCTCAGGGCCACGTTCCGGCGGTACAGGGAGGACCATGGCACCGACATCGTCGACGACATCGACAGCCGCTGCAGCAGCCAGTTCGCCAGGACGCTGAAGAGCGCCGTCTGGTGCCTGACCTCGCCGGAGAAGCACTTCGCGGAGATGATCAGGGAGTCGGTGGTGGGGCTGGGGACGTACGAGGACATGCTGACCAGGGTGGTGGTGTCGCGGGCGGAGGTCGACATGGAGCAGATCAAGGAGGAGTATAGGGCCAGGTTCAAGACCACGGTCACCTGCGACGTCGTCGACGACACCTCCTTCGGCTACAAGGACATCCTGCTGGCCTTGGTTGGCTGCGAGGAAGAGTGA